AGTCGTCCACGGGGGCAAAGACCGCCGACCGGGCGCCCACCACCACCTGGGCGTCCCCTTGGCGGATGCGGCGCCATTGGTCGTACCGCTCCCCCATGCTCAGCCCGCTGTGGAGGACGGCCACCGCCGCCCCCAGGGCCCGGCGGAAGCGGTCCACGCTCTGGGGCGTCAGGCTGATTTCCGGCACCAGGTACAGGGCCGTGCGGCCCAAGGCCAGGCAGCGGCGGATGGCTTCCAGGTAGACTTCCGTCTTGCCGCTGGCGGTGACGCCGTACAGGAGGAAGCCTTGGGCCTCCCGGGACGCCAAGGCTGCCTCCAGCCGGCGGCAGCACTCGGCCTGGGCCGGGGTGAAGGGCGGCGGCTGGGCCAGCACGGCCGGGGGCGGCGGCAGGGGGTCCCGGTGGATCTGCCGGTGCTCCACCGTCACCAAGCCTTTGGACACCAGGGCGTTGAGGGCGGCGCTCGTTCCCCCGCCCGGCCCCAGGGCCTCAGAGGCGGGCATACCTTGGGGATGATCCAGCAGCAGGTTCAGAAGGGCGGCCTGGCGCACGGCGTTGGCCGGCAGGGTCTCCAAGGCGGCGGCCAGCCGGCCGGCCGGCACCGCCGGCTTGATGAACCGGTCCTGGAGCGGCCGGGCCCGGCCGGTGCCGGCGCCGGGGGGCAGCATGACCCGCAGGGCCTGGGACCGCAGGCTCAAATAACGGTCGGCCAGCCATGCCGACAGGTCCATCAACTCTTCCGTCAGGTGGAGGTCATCCCCGTCCAGGCGCAGGATGGGGCGCAGTTTCCCGGGATCCACGGCGGGCTGGCCCGCCAGCCCCACCACGTAACCCGCCGTCTGCCGGCGGCCGAAGGGAACCACCACCCGGTGGCCCACGGCCAGCACGGGCACCAGTTCAGGGGGCACCGAGTAGTCGAAGATCTGGTCGTGACCCTGCATGGATACGGTTACCAGGACTTGGGCCACGGGACCGGCAGGGCCGCCGGCGTGGGAAGGGTTCAACGGCACGGCCCTCCTTCGTCAAGGGGAGGGCTCGGCGTCGGCCAGGATTTCCTTGACGGCATCCAGGATGTGATGGGCTACTTCCCGCTTGCTCAGGAGGGGCAGGGCCCGGTGGCGGCCGTCGGCGAAGAGCAGGTGGACCCGGTTGGTGTCGTGGGCGAACCCGGCGTCGGGCTCGGTGATGTCGTTGGCCACCATCAGGTCCGCTCCCTTGGCCTTCATCTTCTCCCGGGCGAAGTTCAAAGTGTCGTGGCTTTCGGCGGCGAAGCCCACCAGCACCTGGCCCGGCTGCTTGCGGCGCCCGGCCTCGGCCAGGATGTCGGGGTTGCGGGCCAGGCTGATGGTCAGTTCCGCATCGTTCTTCTTGATCTTTTGCTCCCGGGTTTCGGCGGGGCGGAAGTCGGCCACGGCGGCCGCCTTGATCAAGACGTCGGTGCCGGGCAGCCTCTCCAGCACCGCCGCATACATATCCCGGGCGGAGGTGATGGGCACGGCCGTCACCCCCGGGGGCACGGGCAAGGCCACCGGCCCGTGGATGAGGGTAACCTGGGCTCCCCGCTCCCGGGCGGCCGCGGCAATGGCAAAGCCCATCTTGCCGGAAGAGGGGTTGGACAAGAACCGCACCGGGTCGAAATACTCCCGGGTGGGGCCGGCGGTGACCACCAGCCGGCGCCCGGCCAGATCCTGGTCCCGGGTCAGCAGGTCCACCGCCGCGGCCACCAGCCGCTGGGGCTCCACCATCCGCCCCGGCCCTGTCCGGCCTGAGGCCAGGTGGCCCTCCTCGGGGCCCACCACGTGCCATCCCCAGCTGCGGAGACGGTCCAAATTGGCGGCGACGGCGGGGTTGTCCATCATGCCCGCTTCCATGGCCGGGGCCAGGAGCACGGGCGCCTGGATGCCCATGACCACGGTGCTGACGGGATCGTCGGCGATGCCGTTGGCCAGCTTGCCGATGATGTTGGCGGTGGCGGGGGCGATGATGCACAGGTCCGATTCGTGGGCCAGTTCCACGTGGTCCACGGCGCCCACCCGCTGGGGCTGGAACAGGGTGGTCCACACGGGCTGGCCCGACAGGGCCTGGAAGGTCAAAGGGGTGACGAAGGCCGTGGCCCCTTGGGTGAGCACCACCCGCACCACGGCGCCCAACTGCCGCAGGCGGCTGACGGCGAAGGCCGCCTTGTAGGCGGCGATGCCGCCGGCGACGCAAAACAGTATGCGGCGCTGGTCCAAAGGCCTTTCCCCTTGGGCCTCATTCCCCGGCACCTGGCCCAACCTCCCCCGTCGCTGTCGTGTTCCCGTCTTTACGGTTCTTCAGGACCTTCCCATTCCAACTTGTCCTGCAGGAGTTCCTCGAAGGCGATGCTGACAGGCTTGGCCATGGCGGTGGCCACCAGGGTGCTTGTCCCCCCGGCGTCCACGATTTGGCGGGCCCGGCGGGCGGCAACGACCACCAAGGTGTACTTGCTGTCAGCCTTCTCCAGCAGGGCGTCCAGGTCCAGTTGCATGGGCTTATCCCTCCAGCCAGAAGAGATGACCGGCGTCCAGGTAGCGCTGGACCCGGCATCGCTCGGCTCTGATGATGGCTGCCACGTCGGCCGCGGCAACAGCCACATCATCGTTTACTATACAGTACTGGTAATCTTTGACCCACACCAGTTCCTCGCCGGCGCTCCGCAGGCGCTGCCGCTGGGCTTCCGGCGACTCGGTGCCCCGGCTCTCGATGCGGCGGCGCAGTTCCTCCAGGGAAGGCGGCAGGATGAAGATGGTCACCGCCTTGGGGTAAAGAGCCATGATCTTGCGGGCTCCTTGGACGTCCTTTTCCACGATGACATCCCGGCCTTCCCGTATATAGGTCTCCATGGGCTCCCGGGGTGTGCCGTACAGGTGGCCGTACACTTCGGACCATTCCACCAGTTCGCCCCTGGCGGCCCGGGCCCGGAAATCCTCTTCATCGGTGAAGAAATAATGCTGCCCATCCCGCTCGCCCGGACGGGGCGGCCGGGTGGTCACGCTGACGCCGTAGATGAGATCGGGTTCCAGCTTGGCCAGTTCCCGGCGCACCGAACCCTTGCCGGCGCCCGAGGGCGCCGACAGCACGATGAGCAGGCCCGGCAGGGTCTTGTTCAAAGACGCCCGCCTCCTTTTCCGTCGCCGTCTGCGGTCCGGCCCAACTCCCGGGGAGCCAGGCGCTGGGCGATGGTTTCGGGCTGGACGGCGGCCAGCAGCACATGGCCTGAATCGGTGATGATGACGGCCCGGGTCCGGCGCCCGTAGGTGGCGTCGATCAGCAGGCCTTCAGCCCGGGCGTCGGATATGATGCGCTTGATGGGGGCCGATTCGGGGCTTACCACTGCCACGATGCGGTCGGCAGCCACGATGTTGCCGAAGCCGATATTCACCAGTCGCATGTCCCTATGGGCGCCCCCCTATTCGATGTTCTGCACTTGCTCCCGCAGGTTTTCCAGTTCGGACTTCATCTCCACCACCGCCTGGGAGATGGCGGTGCTTTGGCTCTTGGCGCCCATGGTCTGCACTTCCCGGTGGGCTTCCTGCAGCAGGAATTCCATCCGGCGCCCCACGGGACCTGCGTCCTGAAGGCATTGCCGCAGCTGCTCCAGGTGGCTGCCCAGGCGGGTGATCTCCTCGTCGATGGCCGACCGCTCGGCCATGAGGACCACTTCGGCGGTGATCCGGTCCATGTCCAGGGATCCTTCGGGCAGCCACTCCTGCAGCCGCTCCAGGAGGCGCTGCCGGTAATGCTCCGCCACCGCCGGCGCCTCGGCGGCCACGGCGGACAGCAGTTCCTGGAGCCGGTCGATGCGCTTCAGGCAGTCGGCGGCCAGGGCCTGTCCCTCGGACCGCCGGCTGGCGGTCAACTGGTCCAAGGCGGCCGCCAGGGCGGGCTCCATTTCGTGCCACAAGTCGCCGGCCTCGGGGGCCGTCGATTCAACCGTGAACAGGTCGGGCATGGCGGCCAGCACCGAGATGGGGATGTGGGGAACCAGGCCCAGCTCCCGGGCCAGTTGGTCCAGGGCTTGGTGGTAGGCCACGGCCAGGGGCTGGTTCAGCTTTACCTGCCGGGTGCCTTCCAGGGGTTCGGCCGTGAGGCTCAGGTCCACCCGGCCCCGGCGCACCCGCTGGAGCACGGCCTTGCGGATGGACTGCTCCCAGGGGCTGAAATCCCGGGGCAGGCGGATGTGGACGTCGTTGAAGCGGTGATTGACGGAGCGGACCTCAACGGCGAAGCGATAATATTTGCCTACGGACTCCCCCTGTCCGTAGCCCGTCATGCTGCTGACCAAAATTATCCCCCTTGAGCCGTTTGCCGCCGGGTTGAGGGCAGCCTTGCCCCCAAAGGGGGGCCAAATTGCCGCCTTGGGCTCGATTTCTTCAGTATTCGGCCCAAACCCGCACCTATCCTACTGGAATGGATTTGGCTTTGCAACGAACCGCCCGGGCCGCCGCCAGGAGCAGGGGCCACAATCCACCGGCGGCCAGGACCCCCGACCATTGGACCCAGGTCAAGGCTTCCGCCCGGAAAGGCCCTTGGAGGGGCGGCCAGTGGACCACCAGGGCCAGGAGCACCAAGGAGGAGGCCACAGCACCCCACAGGGCGGGGTTGCGGCCGCCCCGGCCTCGGGGTTCGTCCCGGCCCCGGAAGCGGTCGGGTTCGGGCCGGGAGCGGCAGTCCAGCACGTGGAACATTTGGGACACCACCAGGCTGGCGAAGGCGGCGGTGCGGGCCTGGGCCAGGCTGCCGGTGTCCCACAGGCACCAGAGGAAGACCGCCAGGGCGGTGATCCCGATGGCCACGCCCCAGGCGATGATGCGCCGGCCCATCCCGTCGCTGAAGAGGCTTTCCCCGGGGGCCCGGGGCGGCCGCTCCATGACGCCGGGATCGGGGGGCTCCAGGCCCAGGGCCACGGCGGGCAGCCCGTCGGTGACCAGGTTGACGAAGAGGATGTGGATGGGCAGCAGGGGCAGGGGCAGGCCCAGCAGGGTGCCCAGGAACATGACGAAGACCTCGCCCAGATTGGAAGCCAGCAGGTAGCGGACGAAGCGGCGGATGTTCTCGTAGATGGCCCGGCCCTGCTCCACGGCATTGACGATGGTGGCGAAGTTGTCGTCCAGCAGCACCATGCCCGCCGCTTCCTTGGTCACATCGGTGCCCGTCCGGCCCATGGCGATGCCGATGTGGGCCTCCTTCACCGCCGGGGCGTCGTTGATGCCGTCGCCCGTCATGGCCACCACGTGGCCCCGGGCCTTGAGGGCCTGGACGATGCGCAGCTTGTGCTCCGGGGAGACCCGGGCGAAGACGTCGGTGCCGGCCACGGCCGCCGCCAGGCCCCGGTCGTCCAGCTGCTGGACCTGCCAGCCCTCCAGCACCCCTCCCCCCTGCCGGGTCAGGCCCAGTTCACCGGCCACCGCCTCGGCCGTGCGCCGGTGGTCACCGGTGACCATGTACACCCGGATGCCCGCCGCCCGGCAGCGCCGCAGGGCCTGGGCGGCCTCGGGCCGGGGCGGGTCGGCCAGGGCCACCAGCCCGTGGAAGGTCAAATCCCGTTCCAGGTCATCGGCCGCTGCTTGGGCCCGCCGGGACGGCCCAGGATTGCCCGCTTCCCCGCCCGGGACGGGTCCCAGGGAGCGGGAAGCCACCGCCAGTACCCGCAGGCCGTCGCCGGCCAGGGCATCCACCGCCCGGCCCACCTGCTGCCGCAGGGCCGGGGTCATGGGCCGGAGGGCCTCCCCTGCCACAGCGGTGGTGCACAAGGGCAGCAGCCCTTCGGGGGCGCCCTTCACATAGGCCGTCAACCGGCCGTCCCGCCGGCGCACCACCGTCATCCGCTTGCGGTAGGAATCGAAGGGGAACTCAGCCCACAAAGGCTGCTCCATCCGGAACTTTCCGGGATCCAGCCCTGCTTCCAAAAGGGCCAGGTACAGGGCCGTTTCCGTAGGCGTGCCCCGGGCCCCGCCCCCGGGGGCGGGCTCGGCGTTGTTGCACAGGGCGCCGGCCACGGCCAGCAGGCTTTTCACCGCCGGGGAAGCCGCGGGCCCCGGCTCCTCCAGCCGCCCTTCGGCCCACACGGACCGCACCCGCATCTGGCCCAAGGTCAAGGTGCCCGTCTTGTCGGAGCAGATGGCGGTGGTGGAGCCCAAGGTCTCCACCGCCGGCAGGCGGCGGATGACGGCCTT
The window above is part of the Sphingobacteriaceae bacterium genome. Proteins encoded here:
- a CDS encoding cation-translocating P-type ATPase, giving the protein MSSRPWHAWPAGDVLAYWEVDPAAGLPAHEARRRQETFGANVFEEEARQPRWRLLLNQFRDVMVLVLLAAALMAALLGETADALTIGAIIILNASMGFLYEYRAEQALLALRRLTAPTARVLREGVVASVAAKDLVPGDLLLLETGDRIPADARLYQADSLEVDEAALTGESLPVAKDPAVVLAEEAVVGDRANMVHQGCAVVRGRGRAVVVATGMATEMGRIAGLINRAGPEETPLQRRLAELGRYLVIGCLAACLLVVFIGLWNGETLYTMVLAGVSLAVAAIPEGLPAVVTIVLALGVHRLVKVKAVIRRLPAVETLGSTTAICSDKTGTLTLGQMRVRSVWAEGRLEEPGPAASPAVKSLLAVAGALCNNAEPAPGGGARGTPTETALYLALLEAGLDPGKFRMEQPLWAEFPFDSYRKRMTVVRRRDGRLTAYVKGAPEGLLPLCTTAVAGEALRPMTPALRQQVGRAVDALAGDGLRVLAVASRSLGPVPGGEAGNPGPSRRAQAAADDLERDLTFHGLVALADPPRPEAAQALRRCRAAGIRVYMVTGDHRRTAEAVAGELGLTRQGGGVLEGWQVQQLDDRGLAAAVAGTDVFARVSPEHKLRIVQALKARGHVVAMTGDGINDAPAVKEAHIGIAMGRTGTDVTKEAAGMVLLDDNFATIVNAVEQGRAIYENIRRFVRYLLASNLGEVFVMFLGTLLGLPLPLLPIHILFVNLVTDGLPAVALGLEPPDPGVMERPPRAPGESLFSDGMGRRIIAWGVAIGITALAVFLWCLWDTGSLAQARTAAFASLVVSQMFHVLDCRSRPEPDRFRGRDEPRGRGGRNPALWGAVASSLVLLALVVHWPPLQGPFRAEALTWVQWSGVLAAGGLWPLLLAAARAVRCKAKSIPVG
- a CDS encoding DUF370 domain-containing protein; translation: MRLVNIGFGNIVAADRIVAVVSPESAPIKRIISDARAEGLLIDATYGRRTRAVIITDSGHVLLAAVQPETIAQRLAPRELGRTADGDGKGGGRL
- a CDS encoding YicC/YloC family endoribonuclease → MVSSMTGYGQGESVGKYYRFAVEVRSVNHRFNDVHIRLPRDFSPWEQSIRKAVLQRVRRGRVDLSLTAEPLEGTRQVKLNQPLAVAYHQALDQLARELGLVPHIPISVLAAMPDLFTVESTAPEAGDLWHEMEPALAAALDQLTASRRSEGQALAADCLKRIDRLQELLSAVAAEAPAVAEHYRQRLLERLQEWLPEGSLDMDRITAEVVLMAERSAIDEEITRLGSHLEQLRQCLQDAGPVGRRMEFLLQEAHREVQTMGAKSQSTAISQAVVEMKSELENLREQVQNIE
- the gmk gene encoding guanylate kinase — translated: MNKTLPGLLIVLSAPSGAGKGSVRRELAKLEPDLIYGVSVTTRPPRPGERDGQHYFFTDEEDFRARAARGELVEWSEVYGHLYGTPREPMETYIREGRDVIVEKDVQGARKIMALYPKAVTIFILPPSLEELRRRIESRGTESPEAQRQRLRSAGEELVWVKDYQYCIVNDDVAVAAADVAAIIRAERCRVQRYLDAGHLFWLEG
- the rpoZ gene encoding DNA-directed RNA polymerase subunit omega; translated protein: MQLDLDALLEKADSKYTLVVVAARRARQIVDAGGTSTLVATAMAKPVSIAFEELLQDKLEWEGPEEP
- the coaBC gene encoding bifunctional phosphopantothenoylcysteine decarboxylase/phosphopantothenate--cysteine ligase CoaBC, with the translated sequence MPGNEAQGERPLDQRRILFCVAGGIAAYKAAFAVSRLRQLGAVVRVVLTQGATAFVTPLTFQALSGQPVWTTLFQPQRVGAVDHVELAHESDLCIIAPATANIIGKLANGIADDPVSTVVMGIQAPVLLAPAMEAGMMDNPAVAANLDRLRSWGWHVVGPEEGHLASGRTGPGRMVEPQRLVAAAVDLLTRDQDLAGRRLVVTAGPTREYFDPVRFLSNPSSGKMGFAIAAAARERGAQVTLIHGPVALPVPPGVTAVPITSARDMYAAVLERLPGTDVLIKAAAVADFRPAETREQKIKKNDAELTISLARNPDILAEAGRRKQPGQVLVGFAAESHDTLNFAREKMKAKGADLMVANDITEPDAGFAHDTNRVHLLFADGRHRALPLLSKREVAHHILDAVKEILADAEPSP